Proteins from one Niallia circulans genomic window:
- the flhA gene encoding flagellar biosynthesis protein FlhA: MSGRDLTVVFSVILIIAMLIIPFPTWMLSILILLNISLALLILLLTMNMSEALEFSIFPSLLLLMTLFRLGLNVSTTRSILSTGEAGGVVHTFGTFVVGGNLVVGLVVFAILVIIQFIVITKGSERVSEVAARFTLDAMPGKQMAIDADLNAGLISEADAKIRREKVSREADFYGSMDGASKFVKGDAIAGIIIVFINLIFGIVIGMTQLGMPIADAAQNFSLMSIGDGIVSQIPALLISTATGIVVTRAASDGNLGSDLTKQLLSYPKMLYVAGGTIFVLGLITPINDILTIPIAGLLAFGGYALSKAPKQDLEEMLEIEEDIQTNELKSPESVVSLLNVDPIEFEFGYGLIPLADANQGGDLLDRVVMIRRQLAIELGLVIPVVRIRDNIQLQPNEYRLKIKGNEMARGELLLDHYLAMSPGIDDDSIKGIDTVEPSFGLPAKWITESVKEQAEMFGYTVVDPPSVVSTHITEVIKLNAHELLGRQETKQLVDHVKETYPILVEEVTPNPLSIGDIQKVLAKLLKENVSVRNLPVIFETLADYGKMSSDTDLLAEYVRQALARQITNQYTSTTDILKVITLSGKVEKLIADNIQQTEHGNYLALDPSVSQSILEAVAGQVEQQSIMEQMPIILCSPAVRMYVRQLTERYFPQVPILSYNELESNVEVQSVGVVTIE, translated from the coding sequence ATGTCTGGTAGAGATTTAACAGTCGTATTCAGCGTAATACTAATCATAGCGATGCTCATTATTCCATTCCCTACATGGATGCTAAGTATCTTGATCCTGCTGAATATTTCTTTAGCACTATTAATATTATTATTGACAATGAACATGAGCGAAGCGCTGGAGTTTTCCATCTTTCCATCCTTGCTGCTTTTAATGACATTGTTCCGTCTCGGTCTGAACGTTTCCACAACAAGATCGATCCTGTCTACCGGTGAAGCTGGCGGGGTAGTTCATACATTTGGAACCTTTGTGGTTGGCGGAAATTTAGTTGTTGGATTAGTTGTATTTGCCATTTTGGTAATTATCCAGTTTATTGTTATTACAAAAGGGTCTGAGCGTGTATCAGAAGTAGCGGCCCGTTTTACGCTTGATGCGATGCCAGGGAAACAAATGGCCATTGATGCAGACTTGAACGCTGGACTCATCTCAGAAGCAGATGCGAAAATCCGCAGGGAAAAAGTCAGCAGAGAAGCAGATTTTTATGGCTCGATGGATGGTGCCAGTAAATTTGTTAAAGGGGATGCCATTGCCGGAATTATAATCGTATTTATTAACTTGATATTTGGTATTGTTATCGGGATGACACAGCTTGGCATGCCGATAGCAGATGCAGCTCAGAACTTTTCTCTTATGTCTATTGGGGATGGAATCGTCAGTCAAATACCTGCTTTATTAATATCGACTGCTACAGGGATTGTTGTAACAAGAGCAGCTTCAGACGGCAACCTTGGGTCTGATTTAACGAAGCAGCTACTGTCTTACCCGAAAATGCTTTATGTAGCAGGGGGAACGATTTTCGTACTTGGCTTAATTACACCAATAAATGACATATTGACAATTCCGATTGCGGGCTTGCTTGCATTTGGAGGCTATGCTCTTTCAAAAGCGCCAAAACAAGATTTGGAAGAAATGCTGGAAATCGAAGAAGATATCCAAACAAACGAGCTCAAAAGTCCAGAAAGTGTTGTCAGCTTACTGAATGTTGACCCGATAGAATTCGAATTCGGTTATGGCCTAATTCCGTTAGCAGATGCTAACCAAGGCGGAGACCTTCTTGACAGGGTAGTCATGATTAGAAGACAGTTGGCTATTGAACTTGGTCTTGTCATTCCAGTAGTCCGTATCAGGGATAATATTCAGCTGCAGCCAAATGAATACCGTTTGAAAATAAAGGGAAATGAAATGGCAAGAGGCGAACTTTTACTGGATCATTATTTAGCAATGAGCCCAGGAATTGATGATGATTCTATTAAAGGTATCGATACTGTTGAACCATCCTTTGGTCTTCCAGCGAAATGGATAACAGAATCGGTTAAGGAACAGGCAGAAATGTTTGGTTACACTGTAGTCGATCCTCCGTCTGTTGTTTCCACACATATTACAGAGGTAATAAAATTGAATGCTCATGAGCTTTTAGGACGTCAAGAAACAAAACAGCTTGTTGACCATGTGAAGGAAACCTATCCAATTCTTGTTGAGGAAGTTACACCAAATCCATTATCCATTGGAGATATTCAGAAGGTTTTGGCTAAACTATTAAAAGAGAATGTATCTGTTCGTAACCTACCTGTTATCTTTGAGACATTGGCAGATTACGGAAAAATGTCTAGTGATACAGATTTGCTGGCTGAATATGTAAGACAAGCGTTAGCTCGTCAAATTACAAACCAATATACAAGTACGACAGATATATTGAAAGTAATCACATTATCAGGAAAAGTTGAAAAGTTAATTGCAGATAATATTCAGCAGACAGAGCACGGCAATTATTTAGCATTAGATCCAAGTGTGTCCCAATCAATTCTTGAGGCTGTTGCTGGGCAAGTTGAACAGCAATCCATAATGGAACAAATGCCAATTATTCTTTGTTCTCCAGCTGTCCGCATGTATGTCCGTCAGTTGACAGAGAGATACTTCCCACAGGTACCGATACTGTCTTATAACGAGTTAGAATCTAATGTGGAAGTTCAAAGTGTTGGGGTGGTGACAATAGAATGA
- the flhB gene encoding flagellar biosynthesis protein FlhB — MLLRLDLQFFSGEKTEKATPKKRQDTRKKGQVAKSQDINTALVLIAVFAVLNFAGGSILKGIVSLMNFSLNDLMLMELTEHNIKSIFIEILKQTAIILSPILAAAMIAGVIANYMQVGVLFTTEPIKFKLEKINPLSGLKRMFSIRSIVELLKSILKITVIGIITFAILWNKLEQILLLSQKSIGATLITLAKLTVQMGLVGSGALLFLALFDYLYQKYDYEKNIRMSKQDIKDEYKNVEGDPLIKSKIKQRQREMAMRRMMQDVPTADVVITNPTHYAICLKYDEDKYDAPYVVAKGVDFLAQKIKLIAKEHEVITVENRPLARALYSQVDVGDIVPEEFFKTVAEILAYVYRTKKQHS; from the coding sequence ATGCTGTTAAGACTGGATTTACAGTTTTTTTCAGGGGAAAAAACAGAAAAGGCAACACCAAAAAAGAGACAAGATACCCGGAAAAAGGGGCAAGTGGCCAAAAGTCAGGATATCAATACGGCTTTGGTGTTGATTGCAGTTTTTGCGGTTCTTAACTTTGCAGGTGGTTCCATATTAAAAGGGATTGTTTCCCTTATGAATTTTTCCTTAAATGATCTCATGCTAATGGAGCTGACAGAACATAATATTAAGAGTATCTTCATTGAGATACTGAAACAGACGGCAATCATTTTAAGCCCTATATTGGCAGCCGCGATGATTGCAGGTGTTATTGCCAACTATATGCAGGTCGGAGTGCTTTTTACGACAGAACCAATAAAATTTAAATTGGAAAAAATAAACCCATTATCTGGATTGAAAAGGATGTTCTCTATAAGATCAATTGTGGAGCTTCTTAAATCCATTTTAAAGATAACGGTTATTGGAATAATTACATTTGCCATTCTTTGGAACAAGCTCGAGCAAATCTTACTTCTGTCTCAGAAGTCAATTGGAGCTACCTTAATTACATTAGCGAAATTAACCGTTCAAATGGGCCTTGTTGGCTCAGGAGCCTTGTTATTTTTAGCACTATTTGATTATTTATATCAGAAATATGATTATGAAAAAAACATTCGTATGTCAAAACAGGATATAAAGGATGAATATAAGAATGTTGAAGGAGATCCATTAATTAAATCAAAGATTAAGCAAAGACAGAGGGAAATGGCGATGCGCCGGATGATGCAGGATGTGCCGACCGCAGATGTAGTCATCACGAACCCGACCCACTATGCTATTTGCCTAAAATATGATGAGGATAAGTATGATGCTCCATATGTTGTCGCAAAAGGCGTTGATTTTTTGGCACAGAAAATCAAGCTGATTGCTAAAGAGCATGAAGTGATAACAGTGGAAAATAGACCCCTTGCACGTGCGCTATATAGTCAGGTGGATGTTGGGGACATAGTTCCCGAGGAGTTTTTTAAAACAGTTGCAGAAATACTTGCCTATGTATACCGTACAAAAAAACAGCATTCATAA
- the fliR gene encoding flagellar biosynthetic protein FliR: MEDFLPKFPAFLLIFVRVTSFFLMLPLFSYRTIPTSHKVGFAFFLSLMMYFGMEPPVLEVDGAYYLLIIKEAMVGLFIGFLAYMLFSAVQIAGGFIDFQMGFAIANVIDPQTGAQSPLTGQYLNIIALFFLLTVNGHHLLLDGVFYSYQFIPLEQSWVNFGDVNIMKYAAKTLALMFAIAFQMSIPVVGCIFLVDVALGIVARTVPQLNIFVVGMPVKLIVGLVMLVVVMGTLMGSVSNLFSTILATMRDMMKLMGG; this comes from the coding sequence ATGGAGGATTTTTTACCAAAGTTTCCGGCCTTTTTGCTGATTTTTGTCAGGGTTACATCCTTTTTTCTAATGCTGCCTCTCTTTTCTTATCGGACGATACCGACAAGTCATAAAGTAGGTTTTGCATTTTTTCTTTCATTAATGATGTATTTTGGGATGGAACCCCCTGTATTAGAGGTGGACGGGGCATATTATCTATTAATTATAAAAGAAGCAATGGTCGGGCTATTTATCGGTTTTTTAGCATATATGCTATTTTCCGCCGTACAGATTGCCGGGGGCTTTATTGACTTTCAGATGGGATTTGCCATCGCCAATGTCATCGACCCGCAAACTGGTGCTCAAAGTCCGCTGACAGGGCAGTATTTAAACATTATTGCTCTCTTTTTTTTATTGACAGTAAATGGGCATCACTTGCTGTTGGATGGAGTTTTTTACAGCTATCAATTCATTCCGCTTGAACAGTCATGGGTTAATTTTGGAGACGTAAACATTATGAAATATGCAGCAAAAACGCTTGCGTTGATGTTTGCTATTGCCTTCCAGATGTCCATACCTGTCGTTGGCTGCATCTTTTTAGTAGATGTTGCTTTAGGGATTGTAGCTAGGACTGTACCGCAATTAAATATTTTCGTTGTAGGTATGCCTGTAAAGTTAATAGTCGGCCTTGTTATGCTCGTTGTTGTTATGGGTACTTTAATGGGATCTGTTTCCAATCTGTTTTCAACAATACTTGCGACAATGAGAGATATGATGAAATTGATGGGAGGTTAA
- the fliQ gene encoding flagellar biosynthesis protein FliQ, whose protein sequence is MSQEMVISVAEKGVLTVLVVSGPLLIIALVVGLLISIFQATTQIQEQTLAFVPKIVAVLLGIIFFGAWMLSHVLSYTSDIFSNLTRFIG, encoded by the coding sequence ATGTCACAAGAAATGGTTATTTCAGTTGCGGAAAAAGGGGTACTTACCGTATTAGTTGTTAGTGGCCCATTGCTTATTATTGCCCTTGTTGTGGGGCTGTTAATTAGTATCTTTCAAGCTACAACCCAAATCCAGGAGCAGACGCTAGCATTCGTGCCGAAAATTGTTGCAGTCCTCTTAGGCATTATTTTTTTTGGAGCTTGGATGCTAAGCCATGTTTTATCCTACACAAGTGATATCTTCTCTAACCTGACAAGGTTTATTGGGTGA
- the fliP gene encoding flagellar type III secretion system pore protein FliP (The bacterial flagellar biogenesis protein FliP forms a type III secretion system (T3SS)-type pore required for flagellar assembly.) — MNEFMQLFNDSAPENVSTSVQLLLLLTVLSLAPSILILMTSFTRIVIVLSFVRTALATQQMPPNQVIIGLSLFMTFFIMAPTFQEVNKTALTPLFNEEISLDQAYENAAVPFKEYMSKHTRQKDLALFLNYSGAETPKSIQDIPLTTLVPAYAISELKTAFQIGFMIFIPFLVIDMVVASILMSMGMMMLPPVMISLPFKILLFVMVDGWYLVVKSLLESF, encoded by the coding sequence ATGAATGAGTTTATGCAGCTTTTTAATGACAGTGCACCAGAAAATGTTTCTACTTCTGTGCAGTTGTTATTGCTATTGACTGTCCTTTCTTTAGCTCCAAGCATCCTGATATTGATGACAAGCTTTACGAGAATCGTCATTGTTCTTTCCTTTGTCAGAACGGCGCTTGCGACACAACAAATGCCGCCAAACCAAGTTATTATCGGACTGTCCTTATTTATGACATTTTTTATTATGGCACCTACATTTCAAGAGGTAAATAAAACAGCATTGACCCCATTATTTAATGAGGAAATAAGTCTGGACCAAGCATATGAAAATGCAGCAGTCCCCTTTAAGGAATATATGAGTAAACATACAAGGCAAAAGGATTTGGCTTTGTTTTTGAATTATTCAGGAGCGGAAACTCCCAAGTCTATCCAAGACATCCCATTAACAACATTGGTTCCGGCCTATGCAATCAGTGAACTGAAAACAGCCTTCCAAATCGGCTTTATGATATTTATCCCATTTTTGGTCATCGATATGGTCGTAGCAAGTATTCTGATGTCCATGGGGATGATGATGCTACCGCCTGTTATGATCTCATTGCCATTTAAAATATTGTTGTTTGTAATGGTTGATGGTTGGTATTTGGTGGTTAAATCTTTATTAGAAAGCTTTTAG
- a CDS encoding flagellar biosynthetic protein FliO: MNTKQLFIKCTLLLIVLLGFHHEAYAEQLDNSVFDAIEKNQNQTDDKSNTADEQTTNQNDTNTETNDSTSQTVTGDVGLTFWDFLKMIFATLFVIALLYVVLRFINKRNHVYKSSQIIENLGGTALGANRSIQLVKVGKRLLVVGVGENIQLIKEIEEEEEYTSIIKDYNEKMEQLIQPSDIVTKVMNGVKNYPNQKHKKEDFAIHLKKQLQEVSNGRKEIMKELKKRGSEKDE; this comes from the coding sequence TTGAATACAAAACAGTTATTTATTAAATGCACACTACTCTTAATTGTTCTGCTAGGCTTTCATCATGAAGCCTATGCAGAACAACTTGATAATAGTGTCTTTGATGCAATTGAAAAAAATCAAAATCAAACAGATGATAAAAGCAATACTGCTGATGAGCAGACAACAAATCAGAATGATACAAACACAGAAACGAATGATTCAACATCGCAGACTGTAACTGGAGACGTAGGACTTACATTTTGGGATTTTCTCAAAATGATTTTTGCTACCCTTTTTGTTATTGCACTGCTTTATGTTGTACTTCGTTTTATTAATAAACGTAACCATGTGTATAAAAGCTCGCAAATAATTGAAAATTTAGGCGGAACTGCATTAGGTGCAAATCGATCGATTCAACTTGTGAAAGTCGGCAAGCGCTTGCTCGTGGTTGGGGTTGGCGAAAATATTCAGCTTATTAAAGAGATCGAAGAAGAAGAGGAATATACAAGCATCATTAAGGACTACAACGAAAAGATGGAGCAGCTAATACAGCCAAGCGATATTGTGACAAAGGTTATGAATGGCGTAAAAAATTATCCTAATCAGAAACACAAAAAGGAAGACTTCGCCATTCATTTAAAGAAACAATTGCAAGAAGTATCGAACGGCCGAAAAGAAATCATGAAAGAATTAAAAAAGAGAGGTTCAGAAAAAGATGAATGA
- a CDS encoding response regulator, translating to MAQKILIVDDAAFMRMMIKDILSKNGYDVVGEAADGAQAVEKYKETQPDLVTMDITMPEMDGITALKEIKKINPNAKIIMCSAMGQQAMVIDAIQAGAKDFIVKPFQADRVLEAISKTLG from the coding sequence ATGGCACAGAAAATACTAATTGTAGACGACGCAGCATTTATGAGAATGATGATTAAAGATATCTTATCTAAAAATGGATATGATGTAGTTGGAGAGGCTGCTGACGGCGCACAGGCTGTTGAGAAATATAAAGAAACACAGCCAGACCTTGTTACAATGGACATTACAATGCCTGAAATGGATGGTATTACTGCATTAAAAGAAATCAAAAAAATCAATCCAAATGCAAAGATCATTATGTGTTCTGCAATGGGTCAGCAAGCAATGGTTATTGATGCAATTCAAGCAGGTGCAAAAGACTTCATCGTCAAACCATTCCAAGCTGATCGAGTACTTGAAGCAATCAGCAAAACATTAGGATAA
- the fliY gene encoding flagellar motor switch phosphatase FliY: MVSNDMLSQDEIDALLKGDSPEPQEELAVEDYLTSIEEDALGEIGNISFGSSATALSTLLNQKVDITTPNVTIVLKKDLAEEFPHPYVAISVNYTEGFSGMNLLVIKQSDAAVIADLMLGGDGISPPEMLNEIQLSAVQEAMNQMMGSAATSMSTIFSKKVDISPPAIDILNLSDGEGADSIPDHDIFVKISFRLKIGNLIDSNIMQLLQLDFAKRLVDSLLNPTADSVEPPAPTQQMQRPEPQQQPAREQQTYAAPVPEPVYVEQQQQQRAPSQPQHFGASYSVGQPNVQPAVFSNFETFTPTENESRNLNMLLDIPLKVTVELGRTKRSVKEILELSSGSIIELDKLAGEPVDILVNNRLIAQGEVVVIDENFGVRVTDIVSKSDRLNNLK; encoded by the coding sequence ATGGTGAGTAACGATATGCTTTCACAAGATGAAATTGATGCTCTATTAAAAGGAGATAGTCCAGAACCGCAAGAAGAGCTGGCTGTAGAGGATTATTTAACCTCAATAGAAGAAGACGCATTAGGTGAAATAGGAAATATTTCGTTTGGGAGTTCCGCGACAGCATTATCTACCCTTTTAAATCAAAAGGTGGATATTACGACACCAAATGTAACGATTGTCCTGAAAAAAGACTTAGCAGAAGAGTTCCCACATCCATATGTGGCAATCAGTGTAAATTATACAGAAGGCTTCTCTGGCATGAATCTTTTAGTTATAAAACAATCAGATGCCGCTGTTATTGCTGATTTAATGCTTGGTGGAGACGGTATTAGTCCCCCAGAAATGCTTAATGAAATTCAGTTAAGTGCAGTACAAGAAGCAATGAATCAAATGATGGGCTCTGCTGCAACATCCATGTCGACTATCTTTAGCAAAAAGGTGGATATTTCCCCGCCTGCTATAGACATTTTAAACTTATCAGATGGAGAAGGAGCAGACTCAATCCCTGATCATGATATTTTTGTCAAGATTTCCTTCCGATTGAAAATTGGGAACTTGATTGATTCGAATATTATGCAGCTTTTACAGCTTGATTTTGCAAAAAGACTTGTGGATAGTTTGTTGAATCCAACTGCCGATTCTGTTGAACCACCTGCTCCAACACAGCAAATGCAGCGTCCAGAACCACAACAACAACCTGCACGCGAGCAACAAACATACGCAGCGCCGGTACCAGAGCCTGTATATGTTGAACAGCAGCAACAGCAAAGAGCACCAAGCCAGCCACAGCACTTTGGGGCAAGCTACAGTGTAGGACAGCCAAATGTACAGCCAGCTGTTTTCTCTAATTTCGAAACTTTTACACCAACAGAAAATGAATCAAGAAATTTGAACATGCTGTTGGATATTCCTTTAAAAGTTACTGTGGAGCTCGGCAGAACTAAGCGTTCTGTGAAGGAAATCCTTGAGCTGAGCTCAGGTTCCATTATTGAGCTGGATAAGCTTGCAGGGGAACCAGTTGATATACTTGTTAACAACAGGCTTATTGCCCAGGGTGAGGTAGTTGTTATCGACGAAAACTTTGGAGTCCGTGTTACGGATATTGTTAGCAAGTCAGATCGCTTGAACAATTTAAAATAA
- the fliM gene encoding flagellar motor switch protein FliM, which produces MSGDILSQNEIDALLSALSSGEMDADELKKEQQEKKVKSYDFRRALRFSKDQIRSLTRIHENFARLLTTYFSAQLRTLVQISVTSADQIPYEEFIRSIPKMTILNVFEVTPLDGRILMEVNPNIAYAMMDRMMGGKGTSVNKVENLTEIESKIMSNTFEQAFDYLREALEDIVEIEPTLSEFEVNPQFLQMVSPNETVVVISLNTTIGDTSGMINICIPHVVLEPIIPKLSGHYWMQTEKKAPVPEVAEALQNNIQKSIVSVVAELGTSDISIQDFLMLDIGDVIEMNQTIDQPLTIKVGDIPKFIGQPGKVNKKVAVQVLGTLDRGKEDGE; this is translated from the coding sequence TTGTCAGGAGATATATTATCCCAAAATGAAATTGATGCATTATTATCCGCTTTATCATCAGGTGAAATGGATGCAGATGAACTAAAAAAAGAACAGCAAGAGAAAAAGGTAAAATCCTATGACTTTAGAAGAGCCTTGCGCTTTTCTAAAGATCAAATCAGAAGCTTAACGCGTATTCATGAAAACTTCGCAAGGCTTTTGACAACATATTTCTCAGCACAGCTGAGAACATTAGTGCAAATATCGGTCACATCCGCTGACCAGATACCTTATGAAGAATTTATCCGATCCATTCCAAAGATGACGATTTTGAATGTGTTTGAAGTCACACCCTTAGATGGAAGAATATTAATGGAAGTAAACCCGAATATCGCCTATGCTATGATGGATCGCATGATGGGCGGAAAAGGGACTAGCGTCAATAAAGTGGAAAACTTGACGGAGATTGAATCAAAGATCATGTCCAATACGTTTGAACAGGCCTTTGATTACTTAAGAGAAGCGCTTGAGGATATTGTTGAAATTGAACCGACACTGTCAGAGTTTGAAGTGAACCCGCAATTTTTACAAATGGTGTCACCGAACGAGACAGTAGTGGTTATATCCTTAAATACAACGATTGGTGATACAAGTGGAATGATTAACATCTGTATTCCCCATGTTGTATTAGAGCCAATTATTCCAAAGCTTTCTGGACATTATTGGATGCAAACAGAAAAGAAAGCACCAGTGCCTGAAGTGGCCGAAGCTTTGCAAAATAACATACAAAAATCAATTGTTTCTGTTGTTGCAGAATTAGGAACATCCGATATTTCTATACAAGATTTTTTGATGCTTGATATAGGGGATGTTATTGAAATGAATCAAACGATAGATCAACCCTTGACTATTAAAGTTGGAGATATACCTAAATTTATTGGACAGCCGGGTAAAGTAAATAAGAAGGTAGCCGTTCAAGTATTAGGGACTTTAGATAGGGGGAAAGAAGATGGTGAGTAA
- the fliL gene encoding flagellar basal body-associated protein FliL translates to MKNNKVLVIMLVLILTIALVGAGAFIYIWKFSGDKEEKEPTIDEVVEASIDIPEITTNLATDNFMRISFKVQTDSKKAAEELEKRIFQVQNIIIQELSEKTPKDMQGKEGQVKLENDLKDKINELMQEGKVVQVYITNSLLQ, encoded by the coding sequence ATGAAGAACAATAAAGTCCTTGTTATTATGTTAGTTTTAATACTAACAATTGCTCTTGTTGGAGCAGGAGCATTCATTTATATCTGGAAATTTTCAGGTGATAAAGAAGAGAAGGAACCTACTATTGATGAAGTAGTGGAGGCTTCTATTGATATCCCTGAAATAACAACCAATTTAGCGACTGATAACTTCATGCGCATATCCTTTAAAGTGCAAACAGATAGTAAAAAAGCCGCTGAAGAACTAGAAAAACGTATTTTCCAAGTTCAAAATATTATCATTCAAGAGCTATCTGAAAAAACACCAAAAGATATGCAAGGTAAAGAAGGTCAGGTTAAGCTAGAAAATGATTTGAAAGATAAGATTAATGAATTGATGCAAGAGGGAAAGGTAGTTCAAGTATATATAACCAATTCTCTTCTCCAATAA